CGGCCAGCTCCGCGGCCTTCGTACGGGAGAAGCCGAACATGCGGGAGATGGCGGCGTCGACGCGCTCGCCCTCCAGACCGTCGGGCACGGGCAGGGTACGGATCTCGGGAATCGTGCTCACCCGTCGAGTATGCCGGACCGGCCCGGCACATCCGTACGCGGTGCTCGGTCCCGGTGCTCAGTCCCGGTGGACGGTCCCGTCCGGGTCCAGGCCCCTGAAGGACAGCAGCACGATCAGGATCCCGCCGCACACGATCGCCGAGTCGGCCAGGTTGAAGACGGCGAAGTGCTTGGGCGCGATGAAGTCCACCACCGCGCCCTGGAAGACGCCCGGCGAGCGGAAGATGCGGTCCGTGAGGTTGCCGAGCGCGCCGCCGAGCAGCAGGCCGAGCGCGACCGCCCAGGGCAGGCTGTACAGCTTGCGGGCGAGGCGGGCGATCACCACGATCACGGCCGCCGCGATCACCGTGAAGATCACGGTGAAGGCCTCGCCGAAGCCGAAGGCCGCGCCCGCGTTGCGGATCGCCTCGAAGCGCAGCCACTCGCCGACGACCTCGATCGGCTCCTGGTGCTCCAGCTTCTCGACCACGATCATCTTGCTGACCAGGTCGAGCAGGTAGGCGAGCGCGGCGACCGCGAACAGCACGGCGATCCGCCGCCTGCCGCGGGGCCGCTCGGGGGCGGCCCCGGACTCGGCGCCGCCCTCGCCGCTCTCGTCGCCGCCGGGCCGCTCCGGCTCCCCGGCCCGGGCCGCGTCCGAATCGTCCGGCGTACCGATGATGCGCTCCGCCTCTGCCACGTGAGTCCCTCAACCTAGGTGCCTGACTGAGGACGAGGGTACGGCACGCCTTCCGCGCCGATCAGTACCGGCGTTCGGGACGGGCGCCCGGCACCGGTGCTCAGTACCGGCGCTCCTGCTTCTGCTTGCACTCCACGCACAGGGTGGCCCGCGGGAAGGCCTGCATCCTCGCCTTGCCGATCGGCTGCCCGCAGTTCTCGCACAGGCCGTACGTGCCCGCGTCCAGGCGCTGCAGGGCGCGCTCGGTCTGGATCAGCATCTCGCGCGCGTTCGCGGCCAGGGCCAGTTCGTGCTCGCGGGTGATGTTCTTGGCGCCGGTGTCCGCCTCGTCGTCCCCCGCGCCGTCCCCGGACTCCCGCATCAGACCGGCCAGTGACGCCTCCGAGGAGGCGATCTCCGTGCTCAACCGGTCCAGCTCGCTCGACAGCTCGCTGCGGGCCTCCTCGACCTCCTCGGGGGTCCACGGGTCCTCACCGGGGCGTACCGCCAGCTCGCCGGGCTCCGCCGCGGCGGCGCGCGCCTTCGGAACGGCGGTCTGGGCCGCCGGGGCCGTGCCAGAAGTCTTCTTCGCAACCACCGTCGTGGCTCCCGTCTGCTCCGCGGCCTCGGCCGCGCCCGCCTTCTTCACCGTGCTCCCGGCCCCGCCCGCGGCCGGACCCTTCGCTCGCCTTCCCCGCCCCCCGGCGCCCCCACGGCCCGGCACGGCCGTGCCGTCGGCCTGGGGTGCCCCGGCCGCCGCCTTGCCGGCCGCCGTTGTCCTGGCCACCGTTCCCCCGGCGGTGGAGCTCCCGGCCGCCCGGCCGGTGGCCGCGGCTCCGGCGGCCGGCGCGGGCTCGGCATGGGCCTCCTCGGCCACCGCCCGCCTCGCCGGGGCCCGCCTGGCTGCCGCCTTGTTCGCCGGGGTCTCGTTCACCAGGGCCTCCTTCGCCGTGGCCTTCTTCGCCGTGGCCTTCTTCGCCGTGGCCTTCTTCGCCGTGGCCTTCTTGGCCACGGACTTCTTCGCGACGGCCTTCCTGCCCGGCTCCCGCTCGGCCGCCGACCGCGCGGCCGACACACCCCCGGCCGCTCGCTCCCCCGGCGCCCCCGTCGCCACGGCCTTCCCGGCCACGGCCTTCCCGCCCGCGACCTTCTTTCCCGCGGCCTTCTTGCCCGCGATCTTCTTGGCGGTCGCCTTCTCGGCCGTGCCGTTCTCGGCAACGGCGTCCCTCGCGGTGGCCGTCCTGGTTGCGTGCTGTGCCACGGGCACCCCGTCGGACGACGCCGCGACACCGGCCTTCCCGGTTGTCGCCTGCCCGGCCGTCGCCTTCCCGGTTGTCGTCTTCCCGGCCGTCGCCCTCCCGCTGGTCGCCTGTCCCGCCACCGCCTTCCCGGCCGCGGGCTTCCTGACAGCGGCCTTCTTGGCGGACGCTTCCTTGGCCACGGCCTTTCCGGCGGTGACCTTTCCGGCGGTGACCGCGCCTGTGGCCGCCTTCCCGGCCGCGCCCTCTTTGGTCCCCCGGCTCCCGGCCCCGGCCCGCTTCACGGCACTCCGCGTCACCGCCGCCTTCCGGGGCGCGGACCGCTTCACCGCGGACTCGCTCGCAGGCTCCCCCTTGCCCGCCGTCCTGCCCGCCGTCTTCTTGCGCGCCGCCGTCTTCCTCACCGCGCCTCCGGGAGCGGCCGCCTTCCCCGCGCTCCCCTCCCCCGGCGCCGCCGTCACGGCGTCCACCGCACGCCTCGCGACCGTCCCGCCGGCGGCGCGCGTGCTCTTCTTGCCGCTCACGTCCTTGGCCGCACCGCCGGAAGCGCTGGTGCCTGTGGGCCTGCCCGACGCCGACTGCTGTACGGCGGTCTTCTTCGCCACCATGGCCGCGGCCCCTTCACATATTGTGATCTTGCACGCGAATCGTGCTGGGACGATAAATCGACTTGAGTCCCGCGGCAACGGGGCACGCCGCCCGATCCGCCCGCCCCACGACCCCCGCGTGACCGGCATGCATGCGTTGTGCCCAGCTCCCCGCGGGGTATGCCGCCGAGCCCGACTTCCGCGGATCCCGAGCGCCGCGTGTGCCCGTTCGGGTCACGCCGGGTGCCGCACCGGGCCCGCCGCAAAACCGGTCGGCCGCTGTCCCCGGGGCGCCGTACACTGGGCGGAGCGAAAAGCGTGGATGGGGACGAGTAGCGGCGTACGCAGCCCACAGCGACCCGGGGACGGTGGAAGCCCGGGGGCGAGCGCGACGTGAAGATCACCCCGGAGCCGCCGGAAGAAAGCCGCCGCCCAGAGCGGTGGCCAGTAGAACCGGCATCGCGACCCCAATGAGGGGGCTCGCCGAGGCAAGGACCCGCCCCGGAGAGCCAAGGAGGGTGGTACCGCGGGAGCGCGCCGAAGACGGCGTAGACAAGACGTAGCTCTCGTCCCTCCGACGGAAGGCAGCAAGTCCGCCGGAGGAAGATCGCTGATGACGACAGCGCCGACGTACCGCCAGGTGCCCGCTCAGGTCGACCTGCCCGCGCTCGAGCACGCCGTGCTCGACTTCTGGCGCGAGCAGAAGATCTTTGCCAAGAGCCTGGAGCAGTCCCAGGGCCGCCCCGAGTGGGTGTTCTACGAGGGCCCGCCCACCGCCAACGGCATGCCCGGCGCCCACCACATCGAGGCGCGCGTCTTCAAGGACGTCTTCCCCCGCTTCCGCACCATGCGCGGCTACCACGTGGCCCGCAAGGCGGGCTGGGACTGCCA
Above is a genomic segment from Streptomyces glaucescens containing:
- a CDS encoding TraR/DksA family transcriptional regulator; the encoded protein is MAQHATRTATARDAVAENGTAEKATAKKIAGKKAAGKKVAGGKAVAGKAVATGAPGERAAGGVSAARSAAEREPGRKAVAKKSVAKKATAKKATAKKATAKKATAKEALVNETPANKAAARRAPARRAVAEEAHAEPAPAAGAAATGRAAGSSTAGGTVARTTAAGKAAAGAPQADGTAVPGRGGAGGRGRRAKGPAAGGAGSTVKKAGAAEAAEQTGATTVVAKKTSGTAPAAQTAVPKARAAAAEPGELAVRPGEDPWTPEEVEEARSELSSELDRLSTEIASSEASLAGLMRESGDGAGDDEADTGAKNITREHELALAANAREMLIQTERALQRLDAGTYGLCENCGQPIGKARMQAFPRATLCVECKQKQERRY
- the lspA gene encoding signal peptidase II; this encodes MAEAERIIGTPDDSDAARAGEPERPGGDESGEGGAESGAAPERPRGRRRIAVLFAVAALAYLLDLVSKMIVVEKLEHQEPIEVVGEWLRFEAIRNAGAAFGFGEAFTVIFTVIAAAVIVVIARLARKLYSLPWAVALGLLLGGALGNLTDRIFRSPGVFQGAVVDFIAPKHFAVFNLADSAIVCGGILIVLLSFRGLDPDGTVHRD